One Paramisgurnus dabryanus chromosome 8, PD_genome_1.1, whole genome shotgun sequence DNA window includes the following coding sequences:
- the LOC135770510 gene encoding G-protein coupled receptor 87-like, whose product MEENTTNSTERPCEMPARTFFISVYTLICSTSLVLNSITIYVYFCKVTHKSSITVYLKNLAVADLFVCLCLILRIIKYAVSSEEIHRIYCNFGAPASYLNMYCSILFMGYIAVNRYLKIVQPMKAHIMQTIRSTRNICITTWAITVTINCFYMVAFACTLSASTRSPAEGDFDCDSYHNSLLKKIYMAMQITSFVMFLFVSVSLMLLYWWTVKRLRQAESAAPAQTSSIKLIKSKRNMKVLVGVFCVCFVPYHLVRLPYEFIKPLLHECIQVQTFYILKELTVLLAMLNASLDPIIYFVFCKAFRPHIRLRQR is encoded by the exons ATGGAAGAAAACACAACAAATTCAACTGAAAGACCATGTGAAATGCCAGCTCGTACGTTTTTCATATCTGTCTACACACTGATCTGCTCGACAAGTCTGGTGCTCAACAGTATTACAATATATGTGTATTTTTGTAAAGTTACTCATAAATCCAGCATCACAGTGTATCTGAAGAATCTAGCTGTGGCCGACTTGTTCGTCTGCCTGTGTTTGATATTACGCATAATTAAATATGCTGTCAGTTCAGAGGAAATTCATCGTATCTACTGTAACTTTGGGGCTCCAGCTTCCTACCTCAACATGTACTGCAGTATTCTCTTTATGGGCTACATTGCTGTTAACAG GTACCTGAAAATTGTGCAACCAATGAAGGCTCACATTATGCAAACAATTCGTTCTACCCGCAACATCTGCATAACAACTTGGGCTATAACTGTCACCATTAATTGTTTCTACATGGTTGCTTTTGCCTGTACACTAAGTGCTTCTACAAGAAGTCCTGCGGAAGGTGATTTTGACTGTGACAGTTATCATAACAGTTTGCTCAAAAAGATTTACATGGCCATGCAGATCACTTCCTTTGTAATGTTTCTGTTTGTGTCGGTATCATTGATGTTGCTTTACTGGTGGACTGTAAAGAGGCTCAGACAAGCTGAAAGCGCTGCTCCAGCACAAACCAGCAGCATCAAGCTTATCAAGTCTAAGCGTAACATGAAAGTACTAGTTGGGgttttctgtgtgtgttttgtgcctTATCACCTGGTTAGACTTCCATATGAGTTCATCAAACCCCTGCTGCATGAATGTATACAAGTTCAGACTTTCTACATTCTAAAGGAGCTGACTGTGCTGCTTGCGATGCTTAATGCCTCTTTAGATCCGATTATTTACTTTGTCTTCTGCAAGGCCTTCAGGCCCCATATAAGACTTCGACAGAGATAA